One segment of Gordonia terrae DNA contains the following:
- a CDS encoding SDR family NAD(P)-dependent oxidoreductase has protein sequence MQELRYDDRCVIITGAGRGIGREYALLLAARGASVVVGDLGARTDGSGLDGDDPAATVAAEITAAGGRAVACRADVSHEQGAKALVEAAMDSFGRIDGVINNAGIVRTADFRDVPDEEHQRHLDVHYFGSLRLCRAAWPHLIASGTGRVVNTVSGAMLGNPMMTHYGSSKAAVFGLTRSLAVEGKSAGIAVNAIAPGAGTRMAEAATDSLSPEVVAHIRNNLRAEFVAPMGAYLVHPSATVTGEVFTVAGGAVRRLALLDTVGINDPNLNVETIATQFDDVMAITSDAVPHVLHLDA, from the coding sequence ATGCAAGAACTGCGTTACGACGATCGTTGTGTCATCATCACCGGCGCGGGTAGGGGAATCGGTCGTGAGTACGCGCTCTTGCTCGCCGCACGTGGGGCCTCGGTCGTGGTCGGCGACCTCGGCGCTCGCACAGACGGGTCCGGCCTCGACGGAGACGATCCGGCGGCGACCGTGGCCGCCGAGATCACCGCCGCCGGCGGCCGAGCGGTCGCCTGCCGTGCGGATGTATCCCACGAGCAGGGTGCGAAGGCACTGGTCGAAGCCGCCATGGACTCGTTCGGGCGGATCGATGGAGTGATCAACAACGCCGGGATCGTCCGGACTGCGGACTTCCGGGATGTCCCCGACGAAGAACACCAGCGACATCTGGACGTGCACTACTTCGGTTCGTTGCGCCTGTGCCGCGCAGCCTGGCCCCATCTGATCGCCTCGGGGACGGGCCGCGTCGTGAACACCGTCTCCGGCGCGATGCTGGGTAATCCCATGATGACCCACTACGGCAGTTCGAAGGCTGCCGTGTTCGGTTTGACGCGGAGCCTGGCCGTCGAGGGAAAGTCCGCGGGCATCGCGGTCAACGCCATTGCGCCGGGAGCCGGGACGCGGATGGCCGAGGCGGCTACCGACAGCCTGTCGCCGGAGGTCGTCGCGCACATCCGGAACAACCTGCGAGCGGAGTTCGTCGCGCCGATGGGAGCGTATCTGGTCCACCCATCAGCAACGGTCACCGGTGAGGTCTTCACTGTGGCCGGAGGAGCGGTGCGTCGCCTCGCGTTGCTGGACACGGTGGGCATCAACGATCCGAATCTGAATGTGGAGACGATCGCGACACAATTCGACGACGTCATGGCGATCACGTCCGATGCCGTTCCGCATGTCCTCCATCTGGACGCCTGA